One part of the Brevundimonas subvibrioides ATCC 15264 genome encodes these proteins:
- a CDS encoding dienelactone hydrolase family protein: MTLLTRPEGLTAEDLKLSRRGLGALTVGAAVFTGYAPAALSQSAQPIVTDTAGLEVGMVTCPAPDGFALPAYVARPEGDGPYPLVIVVSEIFGLHAYIQDVCRRLAKQGYAAIAPAFFVRVEDPAPLTDFQRIQAIVGAAGYEQVMGDIDATLGWASGQLWANDDKVGITGFCWGGKVVWQAAARFAAIDAGVAWYGRLAPSPTATPAQIESGRPYPVDLAADLKGVVIGNYGGLDQGIPNDTVAAMQAALTTAGATESGIKLYPDAEHGFHADYRPSYNAADAADGWARLTALFEAKLKA; the protein is encoded by the coding sequence ATGACCCTGCTGACCCGTCCCGAAGGCCTGACCGCCGAAGACCTGAAACTGTCGCGCCGGGGCCTGGGGGCCCTGACGGTCGGGGCCGCCGTGTTTACCGGCTATGCGCCCGCCGCCCTGTCGCAGTCGGCCCAGCCGATCGTCACCGATACCGCGGGGCTGGAGGTCGGCATGGTCACCTGTCCGGCCCCGGACGGGTTCGCCCTGCCGGCCTATGTCGCGCGCCCGGAAGGGGACGGCCCGTATCCCCTGGTCATCGTGGTGTCCGAGATCTTCGGCCTGCATGCCTATATCCAGGACGTCTGCCGCCGCCTGGCCAAACAGGGCTACGCCGCCATCGCCCCGGCCTTCTTCGTGCGCGTCGAGGACCCCGCGCCCCTGACCGACTTCCAGCGCATCCAGGCGATCGTCGGCGCCGCGGGCTACGAACAGGTCATGGGCGACATCGACGCCACCCTGGGCTGGGCCTCGGGCCAGCTATGGGCCAATGACGACAAGGTGGGCATCACCGGCTTCTGCTGGGGCGGCAAGGTCGTCTGGCAGGCCGCGGCGCGCTTCGCCGCCATCGACGCGGGGGTGGCCTGGTACGGCCGCCTGGCCCCCTCGCCGACCGCGACCCCGGCCCAGATCGAGAGCGGCCGCCCGTATCCCGTCGATCTGGCGGCCGACCTGAAGGGCGTGGTGATCGGCAACTACGGCGGGCTGGACCAGGGCATCCCCAATGACACGGTCGCCGCGATGCAGGCGGCCCTGACCACGGCCGGCGCGACCGAAAGCGGCATCAAGCTGTATCCCGACGCCGAGCACGGCTTTCACGCCGACTACCGCCCCAGCTACAACGCCGCCGACGCCGCTGACGGCTGGGCCCGCCTGACGGCCCTGTTCGAGGCGAAGCTGAAGGCCTAG
- the grpE gene encoding nucleotide exchange factor GrpE encodes MTDTTNPNDLEAQLDEALANAEAGLDADPDNLAPLDAMIADRDLWKDRAMRAAAEADNVKRRTETQMNDARAFAIQRFAKDLLGVADNLERALMAAPKDADSAAAGLINGLELTQKSLLQAFETNGLKRLAPGLGDAFDPHLHQAMMEQPSTEAPGGTVLQTMQAGYELFGRTVRPAMVVVAAKGSGAQGANPYAAAPDGSGGTFDGQA; translated from the coding sequence GTGACCGATACGACCAACCCGAACGATCTCGAAGCCCAGCTGGACGAGGCCCTGGCCAATGCCGAGGCCGGTCTGGACGCCGATCCGGACAACCTGGCCCCGCTGGACGCCATGATCGCCGACCGCGATCTGTGGAAGGACCGCGCCATGCGGGCGGCGGCCGAGGCTGACAACGTCAAGCGGCGCACCGAAACCCAGATGAACGACGCGCGGGCCTTCGCCATCCAGCGCTTCGCCAAGGACCTGCTGGGCGTGGCCGACAATCTGGAGCGCGCCCTGATGGCGGCGCCCAAGGATGCGGACAGTGCCGCGGCGGGCCTGATCAACGGGCTGGAGCTGACCCAGAAGTCCCTGCTGCAGGCGTTCGAGACCAACGGGCTGAAGCGGCTGGCCCCGGGCCTGGGCGACGCCTTCGATCCGCACCTGCATCAGGCCATGATGGAACAGCCCTCGACCGAGGCCCCCGGCGGCACCGTCCTGCAGACGATGCAGGCGGGATACGAGCTGTTCGGGCGTACGGTGCGCCCCGCCATGGTCGTGGTGGCGGCCAAGGGCTCCGGGGCCCAGGGCGCGAACCCCTATGCCGCCGCGCCGGACGGCAGCGGCGGCACCTTCGACGGCCAGGCCTAG
- the hrcA gene encoding heat-inducible transcriptional repressor HrcA, giving the protein MYAPHPSPFANQAGPAAGLTALDARARDIFRRVVETYLETGEPVGSRTVSRGGVQLSPASIRNTMQDLTLAGLLAAPHTSAGRIPTHAGLRLFVDGLLEIGDIGTEERREIDGRLAGRGKGFEEALDEATSLLSGLAGGAGIVATPIRDAGVKHVEFVALGTDQALAVLVGDDGSVENRIMTLAAGVTPSTLQEASNFLNARLKGRPLAEARSEMGAELAAARQELNAAAARLVEDGLAAWSGGPDRERSLIVRGRANLLQDAGASEDLERVRVLFDDLEQKEQLIGLLDGVNAAQGVRIFIGAETRLFSLSGSAVVAAPYMTGRQRVLGAIGVIGPARLNYARIIPLVDYTARVLGRILDGQDT; this is encoded by the coding sequence CTGTATGCCCCCCACCCGTCCCCGTTCGCCAACCAGGCCGGCCCCGCGGCCGGGCTGACGGCGCTGGACGCGCGCGCCCGCGACATCTTCCGGCGGGTGGTGGAGACCTATCTGGAGACGGGCGAGCCGGTCGGATCGCGCACGGTCTCGCGCGGCGGGGTGCAGCTGTCGCCCGCTTCGATCCGGAACACGATGCAGGACCTGACGCTGGCGGGGTTGCTGGCGGCACCGCATACGTCGGCCGGGCGGATCCCGACCCACGCGGGCCTCAGGCTGTTCGTCGACGGCCTGCTCGAGATCGGCGACATCGGCACCGAGGAGCGCCGCGAGATCGACGGGCGGCTTGCCGGACGCGGCAAGGGGTTCGAGGAGGCGCTGGACGAGGCGACGTCGCTGCTGTCCGGGCTGGCCGGGGGCGCGGGGATCGTGGCGACCCCGATCCGCGACGCCGGGGTCAAGCATGTCGAGTTCGTGGCGCTGGGGACCGATCAGGCCCTGGCGGTGCTGGTCGGCGACGACGGCTCGGTCGAGAACCGGATCATGACCCTGGCGGCGGGGGTGACGCCCTCGACCCTGCAGGAGGCCTCCAACTTCCTGAACGCGCGGCTCAAGGGCCGGCCGCTGGCCGAGGCGCGCAGCGAGATGGGGGCCGAGCTGGCCGCCGCGCGCCAGGAGCTGAACGCCGCCGCCGCCCGGCTGGTCGAGGACGGTCTGGCGGCCTGGTCGGGCGGGCCGGACCGGGAGCGGTCGCTGATCGTGCGCGGCCGCGCCAACCTGCTGCAGGACGCCGGCGCCAGCGAGGATCTGGAACGGGTGCGCGTCCTGTTCGACGACCTGGAACAGAAGGAACAGCTGATCGGCTTGCTGGACGGGGTCAATGCGGCCCAGGGGGTGCGCATCTTTATCGGGGCGGAGACGCGGTTGTTTTCGCTTTCGGGTTCCGCTGTGGTCGCAGCACCCTATATGACGGGCCGCCAGCGGGTTCTGGGCGCCATCGGCGTGATCGGACCCGCTCGACTGAACTATGCCCGCATCATCCCGTTGGTGGACTACACCGCCCGGGTGCTGGGCCGCATACTGGACGGACAAGACACGTGA
- the rph gene encoding ribonuclease PH, translated as MRPSDRTPEQLRAVTLETGVNRYAEGSCLVSFGHTKVLVTASVEENVPGWMRGKGAGWVTAEYGMLPRATHTRGRREAAAGKQTGRTQEIQRLIGRSLRAVVDLKALGERQVLIDCDVIQADGGTRTASITGAWVAMATALNYLRAEGVMKVDPILDQVAAVSCGIFADTPVLDLDYEEDSNAEADGNFVLTGSGTIVEIQATGEKRGFSRPEFDRLFQLAELGCNDLFALQRAAVAAAAAR; from the coding sequence ATGCGCCCCTCCGACCGCACCCCCGAACAGCTCCGCGCCGTGACGCTGGAGACCGGCGTCAACCGCTATGCCGAGGGCTCCTGCCTGGTCTCGTTCGGCCATACGAAGGTGCTGGTGACCGCCTCGGTCGAGGAGAACGTCCCCGGCTGGATGCGGGGCAAGGGCGCGGGCTGGGTCACGGCCGAATACGGCATGCTGCCCCGCGCCACCCACACCCGCGGCCGCCGCGAGGCCGCCGCGGGCAAGCAGACGGGCCGGACGCAGGAAATTCAACGGTTGATCGGCCGCAGCCTTCGCGCCGTCGTCGACCTGAAGGCCCTCGGCGAGCGTCAGGTCCTGATCGACTGTGACGTCATCCAGGCCGACGGCGGCACCCGCACCGCCTCCATCACCGGGGCCTGGGTCGCCATGGCCACGGCGCTGAACTACCTGCGCGCCGAGGGCGTGATGAAGGTCGATCCGATCCTGGACCAGGTCGCCGCCGTCTCCTGCGGGATCTTCGCCGACACGCCCGTTCTGGACCTCGACTACGAGGAAGACTCCAACGCCGAGGCCGACGGCAACTTCGTCCTGACCGGATCGGGCACCATCGTCGAGATCCAGGCGACCGGCGAGAAGCGCGGCTTCAGCCGTCCCGAGTTCGACCGGCTGTTCCAGCTGGCTGAACTGGGCTGCAACGACCTGTTCGCGTTGCAGCGCGCCGCCGTGGCCGCGGCCGCCGCGCGCTAG
- a CDS encoding DUF7079 family protein — translation MGEPLSPEETARRAPLWVALSDLFLDTEIQAVHYEGILKAARSGGFEPNEVIGILNEEVAPVLGFNLMQIAGEWAMFDPDWVVSRVSARLATKPARHLLKLRRWPELERVLKGDSIEQVLAAEGGRKTPNAHLVWWVLAAALIAVVAWHL, via the coding sequence GTGGGCGAACCTCTATCTCCGGAGGAGACCGCACGCCGCGCTCCGCTGTGGGTCGCCCTTTCCGACCTGTTTCTCGATACGGAGATCCAGGCCGTTCACTATGAGGGGATTCTCAAGGCAGCACGTTCCGGCGGCTTTGAACCGAACGAGGTGATCGGGATACTGAACGAAGAGGTGGCGCCCGTCCTCGGCTTCAATCTCATGCAGATCGCCGGAGAGTGGGCCATGTTCGACCCTGATTGGGTCGTGAGCCGGGTGAGCGCCCGCCTGGCAACGAAGCCGGCAAGACACTTGCTCAAGCTTCGGCGGTGGCCCGAGCTTGAACGAGTCCTGAAAGGCGATTCGATAGAGCAGGTCCTGGCCGCCGAAGGCGGTCGAAAGACGCCAAACGCCCATCTGGTCTGGTGGGTCTTGGCTGCCGCCCTGATAGCTGTGGTCGCCTGGCACCTGTGA
- the pnp gene encoding polyribonucleotide nucleotidyltransferase, translating to MFDIKRKTIDWAGRPLTLETGRIARQADGAVLATYGETIVLATVVYGRAPKPGLDFFPLTVNYQEKTFAAGKIPGGYFKREGRPTEKETLVSRLIDRPIRPLFVKGFKNETQVVITVLQHDLENDPDIVGMVATSAALTLSGVPFMGPIGAARVGYIDGEFVLNPTLDQMPDSQLDLVVAGTSDALMMVESEAKELSEQVMLDALMFAHRGMQPVIDAIIEMAEHAAKDPFDFQAEDHSGVVTQIQSLVGEDIKAAYTHPGKHARHEAVGAAKKKASAALVKTDENPDGVDSAKFGVAWKECEAHVLRRDIIDNAHRVDGRALDKVRDIVSEVGIFPRTHGSALFTRGETQAIVVATLGTGEDEQYVDSLAGTYKEKFLLHYNFPPYSVGETGRMGGAGRREIGHGKLAWRAIRPMLPTSEEFPYTIRIVSEITESNGSSSMASVCGASLALMDAGVPLKKPVSGIAMGLILEPSGEFAILSDILGDEDHLGDMDFKVAGTRDGITSLQMDIKVAGITEEIMKKAIAQASAGRLHILDEMDKAIDGARTELGEYAPKIESIKVPVDKIRDIIGTGGKIIREIVEKTGAKINIEDDGTVKIAASDQEKIDAAKNWISSIVSEPEPGMIYSGKVVKVVDFGAFVNFFGAKDGLVHVSQIALERVANPADVLSEGQEVKVKFLGFDDRGKTKLSMKVVDQSTGEDLTDKINAERAERGEAPLTEDTGGGGKKREGGGDRGGDRGRGRSRRD from the coding sequence ATGTTCGATATCAAACGCAAGACGATCGACTGGGCTGGCCGCCCGCTGACCCTGGAAACGGGCCGCATCGCCCGCCAGGCCGACGGCGCCGTCCTGGCCACCTATGGCGAGACCATCGTCCTGGCCACCGTCGTCTACGGTCGCGCGCCCAAGCCGGGCCTGGATTTCTTCCCGCTGACCGTCAACTACCAGGAAAAGACCTTCGCCGCCGGCAAGATCCCGGGTGGCTATTTCAAGCGTGAAGGCCGTCCGACCGAGAAGGAAACCCTGGTCAGCCGCCTGATCGACCGTCCGATCCGCCCGCTGTTCGTCAAGGGCTTCAAGAACGAGACCCAGGTCGTCATCACCGTGCTGCAGCACGACCTCGAGAACGATCCCGACATCGTCGGCATGGTCGCCACCTCCGCCGCCCTGACCCTGTCGGGCGTCCCCTTCATGGGCCCGATCGGCGCCGCGCGCGTCGGCTACATCGACGGCGAGTTCGTGCTGAACCCGACCCTGGACCAGATGCCCGACAGCCAGCTCGACCTGGTCGTGGCCGGCACCTCGGACGCCCTGATGATGGTCGAATCCGAAGCCAAGGAACTGTCCGAGCAGGTCATGCTGGACGCCCTGATGTTCGCCCACCGCGGCATGCAGCCCGTGATCGACGCCATCATCGAGATGGCCGAGCACGCCGCCAAGGATCCGTTCGACTTCCAGGCCGAGGATCACTCGGGCGTCGTCACCCAGATCCAGTCGCTGGTCGGCGAGGACATCAAGGCCGCCTACACCCACCCCGGCAAGCATGCCCGTCATGAAGCCGTCGGTGCCGCCAAGAAGAAGGCCTCGGCCGCTCTGGTGAAGACCGACGAGAACCCGGACGGCGTCGATTCCGCCAAGTTCGGCGTCGCCTGGAAGGAATGCGAAGCCCACGTTCTGCGTCGCGACATCATCGACAATGCCCATCGCGTTGACGGTCGTGCGCTCGACAAGGTCCGCGACATCGTCTCGGAAGTCGGCATCTTCCCGCGCACCCACGGTTCGGCTCTGTTCACCCGCGGTGAAACGCAAGCCATCGTGGTCGCCACCCTGGGCACCGGCGAGGACGAGCAATACGTCGACTCCCTGGCCGGGACGTACAAGGAGAAGTTCCTCCTGCACTACAACTTCCCTCCCTACTCGGTCGGCGAGACCGGTCGTATGGGCGGCGCGGGCCGTCGGGAAATCGGTCACGGCAAGCTGGCCTGGCGGGCGATCCGTCCGATGCTGCCGACCTCGGAAGAATTCCCCTACACGATCCGCATCGTGTCGGAGATCACCGAGTCCAACGGTTCGTCCTCCATGGCTTCGGTCTGCGGCGCCTCGCTGGCGCTGATGGACGCGGGCGTGCCCCTGAAGAAGCCCGTCTCGGGCATCGCCATGGGCCTGATCCTGGAGCCGTCGGGCGAGTTCGCCATCCTGTCCGACATCCTGGGTGACGAAGATCACCTGGGCGACATGGACTTCAAGGTCGCCGGCACGCGTGACGGCATCACCTCGCTGCAGATGGACATCAAGGTCGCCGGCATCACCGAAGAGATCATGAAGAAGGCGATCGCCCAGGCCTCGGCCGGCCGTCTTCACATCCTCGACGAGATGGACAAGGCCATCGACGGCGCCCGCACCGAGCTGGGCGAATACGCGCCGAAGATCGAATCCATCAAGGTCCCGGTCGACAAGATCCGCGACATCATCGGCACCGGCGGCAAGATCATCCGCGAGATCGTCGAGAAGACCGGCGCCAAGATCAATATCGAGGACGACGGCACGGTGAAGATCGCTGCCTCGGATCAAGAGAAGATCGACGCCGCCAAGAATTGGATCTCGTCCATCGTGTCCGAGCCCGAGCCCGGCATGATCTACTCCGGCAAGGTCGTGAAGGTCGTCGACTTCGGCGCCTTCGTGAACTTCTTCGGGGCCAAGGACGGCCTGGTCCACGTGTCCCAGATCGCTCTGGAACGCGTCGCCAACCCGGCCGACGTCCTGTCGGAAGGCCAGGAGGTCAAGGTCAAGTTCCTGGGCTTCGACGATCGCGGCAAGACCAAGCTGTCGATGAAGGTCGTCGACCAGTCGACGGGTGAGGACCTGACCGACAAGATCAATGCCGAGCGCGCCGAACGCGGCGAAGCCCCCCTGACGGAAGACACCGGCGGTGGCGGCAAGAAGCGTGAAGGCGGCGGAGACCGTGGTGGCGATCGCGGTCGCGGCCGCAGCCGTCGCGACTGA
- the rpsO gene encoding 30S ribosomal protein S15, whose translation MSITAERKNEVITENARSAGDTGSAEVQVAILSERIANLTEHFKTHKKDNHSRRGLLKMVSQRRRLLDHLVKVDRERYTALITKLNLRR comes from the coding sequence ATGTCGATTACTGCCGAACGCAAGAACGAAGTCATCACCGAGAACGCCCGCTCCGCCGGCGACACCGGTTCGGCCGAGGTCCAGGTCGCGATCCTGTCGGAGCGCATCGCCAACCTCACCGAGCACTTCAAGACCCACAAGAAGGACAACCACTCGCGCCGCGGCCTGCTCAAGATGGTCTCGCAGCGTCGTCGTCTTCTGGATCACCTCGTGAAGGTCGATCGCGAGCGCTACACCGCTCTGATCACCAAGCTGAACCTGCGCCGCTAA
- the truB gene encoding tRNA pseudouridine(55) synthase TruB, whose translation MGRRKKGLVVNGWVCLDKPYELGSTDAVSKVRRLFDAQKAGHAGTLDPLASGILPIALGEATKTVPFMMEAEKVYRFTINWGVSTDSVDREGEIIGRSDVRPPVEAVRAALPAFVGEIDQTPPRFSAIKVDGQRAYDLAREGADFELESRRVTIHSAEVTDAPDADHVELTIRTGKGVYVRSLARDLAVMLGAEGHVSALRRERVGPFSVENAVTLDFLTDLVHRDAALEGLLPVATALDDIPELAVTDQDAFSLRQGRPIVLLPRQVETLKSRLRDGSRTVSAFQGQTLVALGQLRAGRLEPDRVFNLL comes from the coding sequence GTGGGTCGCAGGAAAAAAGGCCTCGTCGTCAACGGCTGGGTGTGTCTGGACAAGCCCTACGAGCTGGGATCGACCGACGCGGTGTCGAAGGTCCGCCGGCTGTTCGACGCGCAGAAGGCCGGCCATGCGGGGACGCTGGATCCGCTGGCGTCGGGCATCCTGCCGATCGCGCTCGGCGAGGCGACCAAGACCGTGCCCTTCATGATGGAGGCCGAGAAGGTCTATCGCTTCACCATCAACTGGGGCGTCTCGACCGACAGCGTCGACCGCGAGGGCGAGATCATCGGCCGCTCCGACGTGCGGCCCCCGGTCGAGGCGGTGCGGGCGGCCCTGCCGGCCTTCGTCGGCGAGATCGACCAGACCCCGCCGCGCTTCAGCGCCATCAAGGTCGACGGCCAGCGCGCCTATGACCTGGCGCGCGAAGGGGCCGACTTCGAACTGGAGAGCCGCCGGGTCACCATCCATTCGGCCGAGGTCACCGACGCGCCGGACGCCGACCACGTCGAACTGACCATCCGCACGGGCAAGGGTGTCTATGTCCGGTCGCTGGCGCGCGACCTGGCGGTGATGCTGGGTGCCGAGGGGCACGTCTCGGCCCTGCGGCGCGAGCGGGTGGGGCCGTTTTCGGTCGAGAACGCCGTCACGCTGGATTTCCTGACCGATCTGGTGCATAGGGACGCCGCCTTGGAAGGCCTACTGCCCGTTGCGACCGCCCTGGACGACATCCCGGAGTTGGCCGTCACGGACCAGGACGCCTTCTCGCTTCGTCAGGGACGACCGATCGTTCTGCTCCCCCGACAGGTCGAGACGCTGAAGAGCCGCCTTCGGGACGGTTCGCGCACCGTTTCCGCCTTTCAGGGTCAGACCCTCGTCGCTCTCGGTCAGTTGCGGGCCGGCCGGCTAGAACCCGACCGCGTTTTCAACCTCCTGTAG
- the rbfA gene encoding 30S ribosome-binding factor RbfA encodes MANKKSKSTAGLVSQRQLRASEMIRHALVEVMRENEIRDPALIGVSVTVTEVRLSPDLKHATCFVEPLGAGIETSDTAGHIDEIVKALNTHAKFLRGALGRHIDMRFTPDLRFRHDESFAAAERLNRLLDDPRVRADSFVPPVEEDE; translated from the coding sequence ATGGCCAACAAGAAATCCAAATCCACCGCCGGTCTGGTCAGCCAGCGCCAGCTGCGCGCCTCGGAAATGATCCGCCATGCCCTGGTCGAGGTCATGCGCGAGAACGAGATCCGCGATCCGGCCCTGATCGGGGTGTCGGTGACCGTGACCGAGGTGCGGCTGTCGCCCGACCTGAAACATGCCACCTGTTTCGTCGAGCCGCTGGGGGCCGGGATCGAGACCTCGGACACGGCCGGCCATATCGACGAGATCGTCAAGGCGTTGAACACCCATGCCAAGTTCCTGCGCGGGGCGCTGGGGCGGCACATCGACATGCGGTTCACCCCGGACCTGCGATTCCGCCACGACGAGAGCTTCGCCGCCGCCGAGCGGCTGAACCGGCTGCTGGACGATCCGCGCGTGCGGGCCGACTCCTTCGTGCCGCCGGTCGAGGAAGACGAATGA
- a CDS encoding DUF2459 domain-containing protein, with protein sequence MEPAAAHPAARRALMGRAFGFLLAGALGLVAALWTWTLPGDAASLAGGTDGVTVHVLNNGFHTDIAVPRAALESQGGPLAEASRSIGAGDWILIGWGDSKFFIDTSPMETRIPDGLRAFFWPGNASVVMLDPETGDPSRRFPPAARRTLRLTPDGFAGLTRRVEGSLSLIEGRPRLSVARDGDGAHFFASREHFWIGYLCNSWTARVLNAGGLPVRPQRSETAGEVIAAIDRAQLDTAAP encoded by the coding sequence GTGGAGCCTGCCGCCGCGCACCCCGCCGCCCGCCGCGCGCTGATGGGGCGGGCGTTCGGGTTCCTGCTGGCCGGGGCGCTCGGGCTGGTCGCGGCCTTGTGGACCTGGACCCTGCCCGGCGATGCGGCGTCGCTGGCCGGGGGGACCGACGGCGTGACCGTCCATGTGCTGAACAACGGCTTTCACACCGACATCGCCGTCCCGCGCGCGGCGCTGGAGTCGCAGGGCGGGCCGCTGGCCGAGGCGTCGCGGTCGATCGGAGCGGGGGACTGGATCCTGATCGGCTGGGGAGACTCGAAATTCTTCATTGACACCAGCCCGATGGAGACGCGGATTCCCGACGGCCTGCGCGCCTTCTTCTGGCCCGGCAACGCCTCGGTGGTGATGCTGGACCCGGAGACGGGCGATCCGTCCCGGCGGTTCCCGCCCGCCGCCCGGCGCACCCTGCGCCTGACACCGGACGGGTTCGCGGGGCTGACGCGGCGGGTCGAGGGATCGCTGTCGCTGATCGAGGGCCGCCCCCGGCTGTCGGTGGCGCGGGATGGCGACGGGGCGCACTTCTTCGCCAGCCGCGAGCACTTCTGGATCGGCTATCTGTGCAACAGCTGGACCGCGCGCGTGCTGAACGCGGGCGGCCTGCCCGTCCGGCCGCAACGCTCGGAGACGGCGGGCGAGGTGATCGCCGCGATCGACCGGGCGCAATTGGACACCGCCGCCCCATAG